The Panthera tigris isolate Pti1 chromosome F3, P.tigris_Pti1_mat1.1, whole genome shotgun sequence genome includes a window with the following:
- the TMEM81 gene encoding transmembrane protein 81, with translation MKISAAGLILGSLVLAFSLPLVVTLPKTLAIPKKLQEAVGKVIVNATTCTVTCGLGYKEETVCEVGPDGVRRECKSQRLECLTNWICGMLHFTIPKGKGFELSCLSSDILEIGQEAFRFTWRLARGIISTDDEIFKPFRASTYFVRFPSVQEYDSGTYRCDVQLLKNLRPVKRLYFGLRVLPPDLVNLNFHQSLTENQKLVDKGLEVNLDNQSEPRRPRWKKKVAVALGIGVVGGVAGGVLMAIALGFGLRVVYRSAGLESLKALKDWLPRTLDWLFRKPS, from the coding sequence ATGAAGATTTCAGCTGCTGGTCTCATCCTCGGGAGCCTGGTGTtagccttctctctgcctttggtgGTGACTTTGCCAAAAACACTGGCCATCCCTAAGAAGCTGCAAGAAGCCGTGGGGAAGGTCATTGTCAATGCCACAACCTGTACTGTCACCTGTGGCCTTGGCTACAAGGAAGAGACAGTCTGCGAGGTGGGCCCTGATGGTGTGAGAAGAGAGTGTAAGTCGCAGCGCTTGGAATGTCTCACCAACTGGATCTGTGGAATGCTCCATTTCACCATTCCCAAAGGGAAGGGATTTGAGCTCAGCTGTCTGAGTTCAGACATCCTGGAGATTGGGCAGGAAGCATTCCGGTTCACCTGGAGACTTGCTCGGGGTATCATCTCTACTGATGATGAGATCTTCAAACCCTTCCGAGCCAGTACCTACTTTGTGAGGTTTCCCTCTGTTCAGGAGTACGACTCTGGGACATACCGGTGTGATGTGCAGCTGTTAAAAAACTTGAGACCTGTCAAGAGACTCTATTTTGGGCTGCGGGTCCTTCCCCCTGACTTGGTGAACCTGAATTTCCATCAATCCCTTACCGAGAATCAGAAGTTAGTTGATAAGGGCCTGGAAGTGAATCTAGACAATCAGTCCGAGCCTCGCCGCCCACGGTGGAAGAAGAAGGTGGCTGTAGCCTTGGGAATAGGAGTTGTCGGTGGAGTGGCTGGTGGTGTATTGATGGCCATTGCTCTGGGCTTTGGGCTGAGGGTGGTCTATAGAAGTGCTGGCCTTGAGTCCTTAAAAGCCCTGAAGGACTGGCTGCCCAGGACCCTGGACTGGCTGTTTAGGAAGCCAAGCTAG
- the CNTN2 gene encoding contactin-2, which produces MLTMGTPTRRKSHLLLLLLVTVALVSSPAWSSARGSPATFGPVFEDQPLGLLFPEESTEEKVTLACRARASPPATYRWKMNGTEMKLVPGSRHQLVGGNLVIMNPTKAQDAGVYQCLASNPVGTIVSREAVLRFGFLQEFSKEERDPVKTHEGWGVMLPCNPPAHYPGLSYRWLLNEFPNFIPTDGRHFVSQTTGNLYIARTNASDLGNYSCLATSHMDFSTKSVFSKFAQLNLAAEDTRLFAPSIKARFPAETYALVGQQVTLECFAFGNPVPQIKWRKVDGSLSPQWATAEPTLQIPSVAFEDEGTYECEAENSKGRDTVQGRIIVQAQPEWLKVISDMEADIGSNLRWGCAAAGKPRPTVRWLRNGEPLTSQNRVEVLAGDLRFSKLSLEDSGMYQCVAENKHGTIYASAELAVQALAPDFRLNPVKRLIPAARGGEIVIPCQPRAAPKAVVLWSKGTEILVNSSRVTVTPDGTLIIRNISRSDEGKYTCFAENFMGKANSTGILSVRDATKITLAPSSADVNLGDSLTLQCHASHDPTMDLTFIWTLDDFPIDVDKPGGHYRRASVKETVGDLTILNAQLRHGGKYTCMAQTVVDSASKEATVLVRGPPGPPGGVVVRNIGDTTVQLSWSRGFDNHSPIAKYTLQARTPPAGKWKQVRTNPANIEGNAETAQVLGLTPWMDYEFRVLASNILGTGEPSGPSSKIRTKEAAPSVAPSGLSGGGGAPGELIVNWTPMSREYQNGDGFGYLLSFRRQGSTTWQTARVPGADARHFVYSNDSVQPYTPFEVKIRSYNRRGDGPESLTTLVHSAEEEPRVAPTKVWAKGVSSSEMNVTWEPVQQDMNGILLGYEIRYWKAGDKEAAADRVRTAGLDTSARVTGLHPNTKYHVTVRAYNRAGTGPASPSANATTMKPPPQRPPGNISWTFSSSSLSIKWDPVVPLRNESAVTGYKMLYQNDLHPTPTLHLTSKNWIEIAVPEDIGHALVQIRTTGPGGDGIPAEVHIVRNGGTSMMVENSAIRPAPRPGAILSPSVAMLVLIGYLEL; this is translated from the exons ATGCTCACCATGGGGACACCCACCAGGAGGAAGTcacacctgctgctgctgctgctagtCACTGTGGCCCTTGTCTCCTCTCCAG CTTGGAGTTCAGCCCGGGGATCCCCGGCCACTTTCGGGCCAGTCTTTGAAGATCAGCCCCTCGGTCTGCTGTTCCCGGAGGAATCCACTGAGGAGAAGGTGACGCTGGCGTGCCGTGCCCGGGCCAGCCCTCCAGCCACCTATAG GTGGAAGATGAATGGTACCGAGATGAAGTTGGTGCCAGGTTCCCGCCACCAGCTGGTAGGGGGCAACCTGGTCATCATGAACCCCACCAAGGCACAGGACGCCGGCGTCTACCAGTGCCTGGCCTCCAACCCAGTGGGCACCATCGTCAGCAGGGAGGCTGTGCTCCGCTTCGGCT TTCTGCAGGAGTTCTCCAAGGAGGAGAGAGACCCAGTGAAAACCCACGAAGGCTGGGGGGTGATGTTGCCCTGTAACCCACCTGCCCACTACCCAG GCCTGTCCTACCGCTGGCTCCTCAACGAGTTCCCCAACTTCATCCCGACGGACGGGCGTCACTTCGTGTCCCAGACCACGGGGAACCTGTACATTGCCCGGACCAACGCCTCAGACCTGGGCAACTACTCCTGCCTGGCCACCAGCCACATGGACTTCTCCACCAAGAGCGTCTTCAGCAAGTTTGCTCAACTCAACCTGGCTGCTGAAG acaCCAGGCTCTTTGCACCCAGCATCAAGGCCCGGTTCCCGGCAGAGACCTACGCGCTGGTAGGACAGCAGGTCACCCTGGAGTGCTTCGCCTTTGGGAA CCCTGTCCCTCAGATCAAGTGGCGTAAAGTGGACGGCTCCTTGTCCCCCCAGTGGGCCACAGCCGAGCCCACCCTGCAGATACCGAGCGTCGCCTTCGAGGATGAGGGCACCTATGAGTGTGAGGCGGAGAACTCCAAGGGCCGCGACACCGTCCAGGGCCGCATCATCGTGCAGG CTCAGCCCGAGTGGCTCAAGGTGATCTCAGACATGGAGGCTGACATCGGTTCCAACCTCCGTTGGGGCTGTGCGGCGGCCGGCAAGCCCCGGCCCACGGTGCGCTGGCTGCGGAATGGGGAGCCTCTGACCTCCCAG AACCGTGTAGAGGTGCTGGCTGGGGACCTGCGCTTCTCCAAGCTGAGTCTGGAAGACTCGGGCATGTACCAGTGCGTGGCAGAGAACAAGCACGGCACCATCTATGCCAGCGCGGAGCTGGCTGTGCAAG CACTGGCCCCCGACTTCAGGCTGAACCCTGTAAAGCGTCTGATCCCCGCGGCCCGCGGGGGAGAGATCGTTATCCCCTGCCAGCCCCGGGCGGCCCCGAAGGCTGTGGTGCTCTGGAGCAAAGGCACCGAGATTCTGGTCAACAGCAGCAG AGTGACCGTAACTCCGGATGGCACCTTGATCATAAGAAACATCAGTCGGTCAGATGAAGGCAAATACACCTGCTTTGCTGAGAATTTCATGGGCAAAGCCAACAGCACGGGCATTCTGTCTGTGCGAG ATGCAACCAAGATCACTTTGGCCCCCTCGAGTGCTGATGTCAACTTGGGGGACAGCCTGACCCTGCAGTGCCACGCCTCCCACGACCCCACCATGGACCTCACCTTCATCTGGACCCTGGATGACTTCCCCATCGACGTGGATAAGCCTGGGGGTCACTACCGGAGGGCCAGTGTG AAGGAGACGGTTGGGGATCTGACCATCCTGAATGCCCAGCTGCGCCACGGCGGGAAGTACACGTGCATGGCCCAGACGGTGGTGGACAGTGCGTCCAAGGAGGCCACGGTCCTGGTCCGAG GTCCACCGGGTCCCCCAGGAGGTGTGGTGGTGAGGAACATTGGCGACACCACCGTCCAGCTCAGCTGGAGCCGAGGCTTTGACAACCACAGCCCCATTGCCAAGTACACCCTGCAAGCTCGCACTCCACCTGCAGGGAAGTGGAAGCAGGTTCGGACCA ATCCCGCCAACATCGAGGGCAATGCGGAGACCGCCCAGGTGCTGGGCCTCACACCCTGGATGGACTACGAGTTCCGGGTCTTAGCCAGCAACATCCTGGGCACTGGGGAACCCAGTGGGCCCTCCAGCAAAATCCGGACCAAGGAAGCAG CCCCCTCAGTGGCACCCTCAGGACTCAGCGGAGGGGGTGGAGCCCCCGGAGAGCTCATCGTCAACTGGACG CCCATGTCGCGGGAGTACCAGAACGGAGACGGCTTCGGCTACCTGCTGTCCTTCCGCAGGCAGGGCAGCACCACCTGGCAGACCGCCCGGGTGCCTGGCGCCGACGCCCGGCACTTCGTCTACAGCAATGACAGCGTCCAGCCCTACACGCCCTTCGAGGTCAAGATCCGCAGCTACAACCGCCGCGGGGATGGGCCCGAGAGCCTCACCACGCTGGTGCACTCCGCTGAGGAAG agcccagggtggCCCCTACCAAGGTCTGGGCCAAGGGGGTCTCATCCTCAGAGATGAACGTGACCTGGGAACCCGTGCAGCAAGACATGAATGGCATCCTCCTGGGGTACGAG ATCCGCTACTGGAAAGCCGGGGACAAGGAAGCAGCCGCTGACCGAGTGAGGACAGCAGGGCTGGACACCAGTGCCCGAGTCACCGGCCTGCACCCCAACACCAAGTACCATGTGACCGTGCGGGCCTACAACAGGGCAGGCACCGGGCCCGCCAGCCCTTCTGCCAATGCCACCACCATGAAGCCCC CTCCACAGCGGCCTCCTGGCAACATCTCTTGGACTTTCTCAAGCTCGAGTCTTAGTATCAAGTGGGACCCTGTGGTTCCTCTCCGAAATGAGTCTGCGGTCACTGGCTATAAG ATGCTCTACCAGAATGACTTACACCCAACTCCCACGCTTCACCTCACCAGCAAGAACTGGATAGAAATCGCCGTTCCTGAAGACATCGGCCACGCCCTAGTACAGATTCGGACCACGGGACCTGGAGGGGACGGGATCCCGGCCGAAGTCCACATCGTGAGGAATGGAG GCACAAGCATGATGGTGGAGAACTCCGCAATCCGCCCGGCCCCGCGTCCCGGTGCCATCCTCTCCCCGTCCGTGGCAATGCTGGTCCTCATAGGCTACCTGGAGCTCTGA